Proteins from a genomic interval of Polaribacter sp. Q13:
- a CDS encoding antibiotic biosynthesis monooxygenase yields MKNIVIALISLVVVFSCTKKDETITQMVKFTVKPAYVQEFRKAQVNSLNNSLKEEGNLEMKLYGDDNNPTVFYVFSKWKNEEVYELHKGLPHSKELAPLFKNALQVAPDILRFKDTKPAHIDSKPLISTGNEQAIFISFKVKEGYSDRIIAQFEKHAANSRKEAGNVFFDFYKVVGQKNAFYAYENWKNSPEVLENHGGQAYVKETMALLNEAVDGKLEAGIAMATEYDENTLNESYTLEKLWEVENVVMPESMLSIPNHDFIYVSVINTYQKEGFISRYTKDGKLDTEKWATGINIPTGMAFYNGNIYVVDQSQVHVIDLKTGKMVKTIPSEAKTLNDITIGKDGVGYVSDIATGRIFKLKDDKIALWLHSDQFPVPNGVLIDGNHLIVGSIGAEMSPNLTPAQYGSLFKINLVDKSVEVIKPAEKMGALDGVVKFKNGIIASDPMHGKIFYVTNYKKELICDFAGSNADIGIDAKAEVLYIPSLFHNKIGAYKIVKKK; encoded by the coding sequence ATGAAAAATATAGTTATTGCATTAATTAGTTTAGTGGTCGTTTTCAGCTGTACTAAAAAAGATGAAACCATTACACAAATGGTAAAATTTACCGTAAAACCAGCATACGTACAAGAGTTTAGAAAAGCACAAGTTAACAGTTTAAATAACTCTTTAAAGGAAGAAGGGAATTTAGAAATGAAACTATACGGAGACGATAATAATCCAACTGTATTTTATGTGTTTTCTAAATGGAAAAATGAAGAAGTATACGAATTACATAAAGGTTTGCCGCATAGTAAAGAATTAGCGCCTTTATTTAAAAATGCGTTGCAAGTTGCACCAGATATTTTACGATTTAAAGATACAAAACCGGCTCATATAGATTCAAAACCTTTAATTTCTACAGGTAACGAGCAAGCAATCTTTATTTCTTTTAAAGTAAAAGAGGGCTATAGTGATCGTATTATAGCACAATTTGAAAAACATGCTGCAAATTCTCGAAAAGAAGCAGGAAATGTATTTTTTGATTTCTATAAAGTTGTTGGACAAAAGAATGCATTTTATGCATATGAGAATTGGAAAAATTCGCCTGAAGTTCTAGAGAATCATGGGGGGCAAGCTTATGTAAAAGAAACCATGGCATTGTTAAATGAAGCTGTTGATGGTAAATTAGAAGCAGGTATTGCAATGGCAACAGAATATGATGAAAACACTTTGAATGAAAGCTATACTTTAGAAAAACTATGGGAAGTAGAAAATGTAGTTATGCCTGAATCTATGTTGTCTATTCCGAATCATGATTTTATTTATGTTTCTGTCATCAATACGTATCAAAAAGAAGGTTTTATCAGTAGATATACTAAAGATGGAAAACTAGATACAGAAAAGTGGGCAACCGGAATCAATATTCCAACAGGAATGGCTTTTTACAATGGAAATATTTATGTTGTAGATCAATCTCAAGTTCATGTTATAGATCTGAAAACTGGAAAAATGGTGAAAACAATTCCTTCTGAAGCTAAAACATTAAATGATATTACAATTGGTAAAGATGGTGTTGGTTATGTGTCTGATATAGCAACAGGACGTATCTTTAAATTGAAAGATGACAAAATAGCACTTTGGTTACATTCAGATCAATTTCCGGTACCTAATGGTGTTTTAATAGATGGTAATCATTTAATTGTAGGAAGTATAGGTGCTGAAATGTCGCCAAATTTAACACCAGCACAATACGGCTCTTTATTTAAAATTAATTTAGTTGATAAATCTGTTGAAGTTATAAAACCCGCTGAAAAAATGGGTGCTTTAGATGGTGTTGTTAAATTTAAAAACGGAATTATAGCGAGTGACCCAATGCACGGAAAAATATTTTATGTAACCAATTATAAAAAAGAATTAATTTGTGATTTTGCGGGTAGTAATGCAGACATAGGGATTGATGCTAAGGCAGAAGTTTTATATATACCTTCTTTATTTCACAATAAAATTGGAGCTTATAAAATAGTGAAAAAGAAATAA
- a CDS encoding restriction endonuclease subunit S: MSNQHINNQEIATAKKPRNDVRVPKLRFKEFVDDWENDEFGELVRRPKSKYNPVKETLNLPCIELECLSQETGTLLKYFNSKEQKSIKNRFKKGEILFGKLRPYLKKYLKAPFDGVCSSEIWVLEGIKINNEYLYQLIQTHKYNLEVNITSGSKMPRAEWEYISSVKFKYPNLHEQKKITPFLTAVDDKIQQLTQKKTLLDLYKNGVMQQIFSQQLRFKADDGSEFSDWEIHEIGDFIKDRKITATLEAPLYSLTIEHGVVPKSKRYERSFLVKGKENAYKLMHPNDFALNPMNLRFGALARFKGVDNVAVSKYYDIFYCNDECNKDFLEYYLTSYNMIQYYNKMATGTLEEKKRVHYLDFIHFKKLFPSLEEQQKIAAYLSTIDTKIENVQTQIAKTQTFKKGLLQQMFV, translated from the coding sequence ATGAGTAACCAACATATAAATAACCAAGAGATTGCCACGGCAAAAAAGCCTCGCAATGACGTGCGTGTACCTAAACTACGTTTTAAAGAGTTTGTTGATGATTGGGAGAATGATGAATTTGGAGAATTAGTAAGAAGACCAAAGTCAAAATACAACCCAGTAAAAGAAACTTTAAACTTACCTTGTATTGAATTAGAATGTTTAAGTCAAGAAACAGGAACTTTATTAAAATACTTTAATTCAAAAGAACAAAAAAGTATTAAAAATAGATTTAAAAAAGGAGAAATTTTATTTGGTAAACTTAGACCATATTTAAAAAAATATTTAAAAGCTCCTTTTGATGGCGTTTGTTCTTCTGAAATTTGGGTTTTAGAAGGAATTAAAATCAATAATGAGTATTTATATCAATTAATACAAACTCATAAATATAATTTAGAAGTTAATATTACTTCTGGTTCTAAAATGCCAAGAGCTGAATGGGAATATATTTCGAGTGTTAAATTTAAATACCCAAATCTCCATGAACAAAAAAAAATAACCCCATTTTTAACTGCTGTAGATGATAAAATCCAACAATTAACCCAAAAGAAAACACTTTTAGATCTGTACAAAAATGGGGTAATGCAACAAATTTTCAGTCAGCAATTGCGTTTTAAAGCTGATGATGGTAGTGAGTTTTCAGATTGGGAAATTCATGAAATTGGAGATTTTATTAAAGACCGAAAAATTACTGCAACTTTAGAAGCTCCACTTTACAGTTTAACAATTGAGCATGGTGTTGTACCAAAATCAAAAAGATACGAAAGAAGTTTTTTGGTTAAAGGAAAAGAGAATGCTTATAAATTAATGCATCCAAATGATTTTGCCTTAAATCCAATGAATCTAAGATTTGGTGCTTTAGCAAGGTTTAAAGGTGTAGATAATGTTGCTGTTTCTAAATATTATGATATTTTTTACTGTAATGATGAATGTAATAAAGATTTTTTAGAATATTATTTAACTAGCTATAATATGATTCAATATTATAATAAAATGGCAACAGGTACTTTAGAAGAGAAAAAGAGAGTACATTATCTTGATTTTATTCACTTTAAGAAACTTTTTCCATCCCTAGAAGAACAACAAAAAATAGCCGCTTATTTAAGTACTATTGATACAAAAATAGAAAACGTACAAACACAAATAGCAAAAACACAAACGTTTAAAAAAGGGTTGTTGCAACAGATGTTTGTTTAA
- a CDS encoding type II toxin-antitoxin system ParD family antitoxin produces MATIRKTVTFTEQQDHWIKAQIEAGEFTNDSEYLRNLVRQDQAQNSDFISLKIKLQQGLDSGVSTKSLPEIMKEVEARMKQDGRL; encoded by the coding sequence ATGGCAACAATTAGAAAGACAGTTACTTTTACAGAACAACAAGACCACTGGATAAAAGCTCAAATTGAAGCTGGAGAATTTACCAACGACAGCGAGTATTTAAGAAATTTAGTGCGACAAGATCAAGCTCAAAACAGTGATTTTATTTCATTAAAAATTAAACTTCAACAAGGTTTAGACAGCGGTGTTAGTACTAAATCGTTACCTGAAATTATGAAAGAAGTTGAAGCCAGAATGAAACAAGATGGCAGACTATAA
- a CDS encoding type I restriction-modification system subunit M: MSEDQQQLHQVLWNIANDLRGNMDADDFRDYILGFIFYKYLSKKMSLHANVILKPDGLEYHEVIGHEAEEILLQEIKLDALDALGYYLKPTELFSELAKRGNSGGVHKFILEDLQKVLTNIEQSTMGSESEDDFGNLFEDLDLTSSKLGKTEEAKNELIVKVLTHLEGIDFDLENNENDLLGDAYEYLIGQFASGAGKKAGEFYTPQQVSKILAKIVTTDKERLKSVYDPTCGSGSLLLRVAKEVKEVGSFYGQESNPTTYNLCRMNMIMHDVHYKKFDIYNDDTLVNPSPKHIDERFEAIVANPPFSANWNPDSIISDDRFSPYGKMAPKSKADFAFVQHMIHQLDENGTMACVLPHGVLFRGAAEGHIRKYLIEDKNQLDAVIGLPSNIFFGTNIPTCILVLKKNRASTPLIEQNILFIDASNHFEKVKTQNVLTDAHLQEIIDTYRSRETKDKYSYVATLDEVKENDYNLNIPRYVDTFEEEEAIDLLSVSTDLKSLEIDIAKTDATIADFCKELNIETPF, translated from the coding sequence ATGTCAGAAGACCAACAACAATTGCATCAAGTATTATGGAACATTGCCAACGATTTAAGAGGTAATATGGATGCAGATGATTTTAGAGATTATATACTAGGCTTTATATTTTACAAGTATTTAAGTAAAAAAATGTCTTTACACGCCAATGTTATTTTAAAACCAGACGGTTTAGAATATCATGAAGTTATAGGGCACGAAGCAGAAGAAATCTTATTACAAGAAATAAAATTAGATGCACTAGATGCTTTAGGTTATTATTTAAAACCAACCGAACTATTTAGCGAATTAGCCAAAAGAGGAAACTCGGGCGGTGTACATAAATTTATTTTAGAAGATTTACAAAAAGTACTCACCAATATAGAGCAGAGTACCATGGGGAGTGAATCTGAGGACGATTTTGGCAATCTGTTTGAAGATTTAGATTTAACAAGTAGTAAATTAGGTAAAACCGAAGAAGCCAAAAACGAACTCATTGTAAAAGTATTAACGCATTTAGAAGGGATTGATTTCGATTTAGAAAACAATGAAAACGATTTGTTAGGTGATGCCTATGAATATTTAATTGGTCAGTTTGCCTCTGGAGCAGGAAAAAAGGCAGGCGAGTTTTACACACCACAACAAGTATCTAAAATATTAGCAAAAATTGTTACTACAGATAAGGAGCGTTTAAAATCTGTATACGACCCAACGTGTGGCTCTGGTTCTTTATTATTAAGAGTTGCCAAAGAAGTTAAAGAAGTAGGTAGTTTTTACGGACAAGAAAGCAACCCAACTACGTATAACTTGTGCAGAATGAATATGATTATGCATGATGTACATTATAAAAAGTTTGATATTTATAATGATGATACACTTGTAAACCCAAGCCCAAAGCATATAGATGAACGTTTTGAAGCAATTGTAGCCAATCCGCCATTTTCTGCCAATTGGAATCCAGATAGTATTATTAGTGATGACCGTTTTTCTCCTTACGGAAAAATGGCGCCTAAAAGTAAAGCAGATTTTGCCTTTGTACAACACATGATTCATCAATTAGATGAAAACGGAACCATGGCGTGCGTTTTACCGCATGGTGTTTTGTTTAGAGGTGCCGCAGAAGGACATATTAGAAAGTATTTAATTGAAGATAAAAACCAATTAGATGCCGTTATTGGTTTGCCGTCTAACATTTTTTTTGGAACAAATATTCCAACGTGTATTTTGGTTTTAAAAAAGAACCGCGCTTCGACTCCGCTCATCGAACAAAATATCTTATTTATTGATGCCAGCAATCATTTTGAAAAAGTAAAAACGCAAAATGTACTTACTGATGCACATTTACAAGAAATTATAGACACCTATAGAAGCAGAGAAACCAAAGACAAATACAGTTATGTTGCTACTTTAGACGAAGTTAAAGAAAACGACTATAATTTAAACATACCACGTTATGTAGATACGTTTGAAGAAGAAGAAGCAATAGACCTTTTAAGTGTTTCTACGGACTTAAAAAGTTTAGAAATAGACATTGCCAAAACAGATGCAACAATAGCGGATTTCTGCAAAGAGTTAAATATTGAAACTCCGTTCTAA
- a CDS encoding DUF3800 domain-containing protein, translated as MNKTFNIYCDESCHLENDHKQFMVLGSVSSAYNQVKRHTERIKNLKDKHKFNAEIKWSKVSNSKLQFYKELVDYFFDTDIRFRAIVVDKEKVNNQAHGQDFDTFYYKMYYSLLNHNKNSLYNYNVYLDIKDDLSAYKVEKLKEILNTKYGVFRNVQNIRSHESILMQLADFIMGAISYNLNNTDKKVTAKNQIIERIKTHSEQHLKASSNWAESKLNLFFIELR; from the coding sequence ATGAATAAAACTTTTAATATTTATTGTGATGAGAGTTGTCATTTAGAAAATGATCATAAACAATTTATGGTATTAGGTTCTGTTAGTTCTGCATACAACCAAGTAAAAAGACATACAGAAAGAATAAAAAACTTAAAAGACAAACATAAATTTAATGCAGAAATTAAATGGTCTAAAGTATCTAATTCTAAATTACAGTTTTATAAAGAATTGGTAGATTATTTTTTTGATACTGATATCCGGTTTAGAGCCATAGTAGTTGATAAAGAAAAGGTAAATAACCAAGCACATGGGCAAGATTTTGATACTTTTTATTATAAAATGTATTATTCTTTACTGAATCATAATAAAAATAGCTTGTATAATTACAATGTTTATTTAGACATAAAAGACGATTTAAGCGCCTATAAAGTAGAAAAGCTAAAAGAAATTTTAAATACAAAATATGGTGTATTTAGAAATGTACAAAACATACGTTCTCATGAAAGTATTTTAATGCAATTGGCAGATTTTATTATGGGAGCTATTTCTTATAATTTAAATAATACAGATAAAAAAGTAACTGCTAAAAATCAGATTATAGAACGTATTAAAACACATTCAGAACAACATTTAAAAGCTTCTTCTAATTGGGCAGAATCTAAGTTAAACCTATTTTTTATAGAATTAAGATAA
- a CDS encoding helix-turn-helix domain-containing protein, with the protein MELIGGKWKSVILFHLISSKKRYNELRKEIPLLNERTLSMQLKQLEADGIISRKAFYTKPPLKVEYALTKFGKGLIPILKMITDWGITVAQEKGEFIES; encoded by the coding sequence ATGGAATTAATAGGAGGAAAATGGAAAAGTGTCATATTATTTCATCTCATTTCTAGTAAAAAACGATATAACGAATTACGAAAAGAAATTCCGTTGCTTAATGAACGTACATTAAGTATGCAGTTAAAACAATTAGAAGCCGATGGTATAATTTCTAGAAAGGCATTTTATACAAAACCTCCTTTAAAAGTAGAATATGCGCTTACAAAATTTGGAAAAGGTTTAATACCTATTCTTAAAATGATTACTGATTGGGGAATTACTGTTGCTCAAGAGAAGGGAGAATTTATTGAATCATAG
- a CDS encoding type II toxin-antitoxin system RelE/ParE family toxin, whose amino-acid sequence MADYKLSIKAEFDLTVMYEFGISKFGLSQAQNYFLSMHETFKVLSINNDLGRDASEYIREINIFFETNYPRGRAIEVFRWFHFDCRIKNQKICILDSRLHGNDSFNGNLEAEPRGILFD is encoded by the coding sequence ATGGCAGACTATAAACTTTCTATCAAAGCGGAATTCGATTTGACTGTAATGTATGAATTCGGCATATCAAAGTTTGGTCTTTCACAAGCACAAAATTATTTCTTATCAATGCACGAAACTTTTAAAGTGCTTTCTATAAATAATGATTTGGGGCGAGATGCATCAGAATATATTAGAGAAATAAATATTTTTTTTGAAACCAACTATCCTCGAGGCAGAGCCATAGAGGTATTTCGCTGGTTTCATTTTGATTGTAGAATCAAAAACCAAAAAATCTGTATTTTAGATTCCCGCCTTCACGGGAATGACAGTTTCAACGGAAACCTCGAGGCAGAGCCTAGAGGAATTCTTTTCGATTAA
- the nfsB gene encoding oxygen-insensitive NAD(P)H nitroreductase: protein MDIINALKNRYSVKKFDPSKTISEEDFEKVKTLLRFSPSSTNLQPWHFTIAHTKEGKERIAKGTEGFYHFNTPKVMDASHVIVFSARLDADADYMTKVLNQEDKDGRYAKEEFKIGVKAGRKLFADLHRYDLKDLPHWLDKQVYLNMGVLLLGVAALGIDAVPMEGVDVKALDKEFGLREKGYMPLAVVSLGYKADDDFNAKVPKSRLPEEDIITFV, encoded by the coding sequence ATGGACATCATAAACGCATTAAAAAACCGCTATTCAGTAAAAAAGTTTGACCCTTCAAAAACAATCTCAGAAGAAGATTTCGAAAAAGTAAAAACCCTATTACGTTTCAGCCCATCGAGCACCAACCTGCAACCTTGGCACTTTACAATAGCACATACAAAAGAAGGAAAAGAACGTATTGCAAAAGGAACCGAAGGTTTTTATCATTTTAATACACCTAAAGTAATGGATGCTTCTCATGTAATTGTGTTTTCCGCAAGATTAGATGCAGATGCAGACTACATGACTAAGGTATTAAATCAAGAAGACAAGGATGGACGCTATGCCAAAGAAGAATTTAAAATAGGAGTAAAAGCAGGTAGAAAACTATTTGCAGATCTTCATAGATACGACCTTAAAGACTTACCACATTGGCTAGACAAACAGGTGTATTTAAATATGGGTGTATTGCTACTTGGCGTTGCTGCTTTAGGTATTGATGCTGTGCCAATGGAAGGTGTAGATGTTAAAGCATTAGATAAAGAATTCGGATTAAGAGAAAAAGGATACATGCCATTAGCAGTGGTTTCTTTAGGGTATAAGGCTGATGATGATTTTAATGCAAAAGTTCCTAAATCTCGTTTACCAGAAGAAGATATTATAACATTCGTATAA
- a CDS encoding alpha/beta fold hydrolase yields MKELSGEARLIAYDLPGFGFSDTPKDFDYTPQEHAKWVKSLVLDHLKLEKFILVVQDWGGPTALHLATNNPNCILGTVISNTWAWKANAESEKFSNFFKTEEAKRLIYEENYFVRTLLLKSMNKKSGNNQAIIDAYEMALPTPESRKGTLIFPQHITLSESWFLEIEEKLHLLANKPVELIFGEKNRTLGNPESIAKWRSYYPNANVQLLPNADHFTQEENPESFVFALRRILKELKENKNSI; encoded by the coding sequence ATAAAAGAGTTATCTGGAGAAGCAAGGTTAATAGCGTATGATTTACCAGGTTTTGGATTTTCAGATACGCCTAAAGATTTTGATTATACGCCACAAGAACATGCGAAATGGGTGAAATCTTTGGTACTTGATCATTTAAAACTTGAAAAGTTTATTTTGGTTGTGCAAGATTGGGGCGGACCAACGGCATTGCATCTTGCTACAAATAACCCAAATTGTATTTTAGGAACCGTTATTTCTAATACTTGGGCATGGAAAGCGAATGCTGAATCAGAAAAATTTTCTAATTTCTTTAAAACGGAAGAAGCGAAAAGGCTTATTTATGAAGAAAATTATTTTGTTAGAACATTGCTTTTAAAGAGTATGAATAAAAAGTCTGGAAATAACCAAGCGATTATTGATGCCTACGAAATGGCATTACCAACACCAGAATCAAGAAAAGGAACATTGATTTTTCCACAACATATTACACTTTCAGAATCTTGGTTTCTGGAAATAGAAGAAAAATTACATCTTTTAGCAAATAAACCTGTTGAGTTGATATTTGGCGAGAAAAATAGAACTTTAGGAAACCCAGAATCTATTGCTAAATGGCGTTCTTATTATCCAAATGCAAACGTACAATTATTACCAAATGCAGATCATTTTACACAGGAAGAAAATCCTGAAAGTTTTGTATTTGCGTTGAGACGAATATTAAAAGAGCTTAAAGAAAATAAAAATTCTATATAA
- a CDS encoding NADP-dependent oxidoreductase, with translation MKAITIAQAGGVENLILTTVEKPVLKENEVLVETKAISINPVDFKIRSAEPGLNMMYGEQRPAILGWDISGTVSQIGNKVTNFKVGDNVFGMVNFPGNGAAYAEFVASPEDHLAKMPKNISFEDAAAATLAALTALQVLETRIKKDDRILIHAGSGGVGHFAIQIAKAMGAYVITTSSAKNKELVMGFGADEHIDYTTQKIEEVVSDLDFVFDMFNGDILLKSIGLVKSGGTIMSLPTPDFSDEITTLAKERNVNVTNLLVQSSSDEITTLAKERNVNVTNLLVQSSAKDMHTLSKMLEDGTLTSHVSETFSFEDLNKAHKHLESGRTVGKVIVKL, from the coding sequence ATGAAAGCAATAACAATAGCACAAGCAGGAGGCGTAGAAAACTTGATTTTAACGACCGTTGAAAAACCTGTTTTAAAGGAAAACGAAGTATTAGTTGAAACAAAAGCAATTAGCATTAATCCTGTAGATTTTAAAATAAGAAGTGCAGAACCAGGATTGAATATGATGTATGGAGAACAACGTCCTGCTATTTTAGGATGGGATATTTCTGGTACAGTATCGCAAATTGGTAATAAAGTAACAAATTTTAAAGTAGGAGATAACGTTTTTGGCATGGTTAATTTCCCAGGAAACGGAGCTGCTTATGCAGAATTTGTTGCTTCTCCAGAAGATCATTTAGCAAAAATGCCTAAAAATATTTCTTTTGAAGATGCTGCTGCAGCAACTTTAGCTGCTTTAACAGCTTTACAAGTTTTAGAAACAAGAATAAAAAAGGACGATCGTATTTTAATTCATGCTGGTTCTGGTGGTGTTGGTCATTTTGCTATTCAAATTGCTAAAGCTATGGGCGCTTATGTGATTACAACATCTTCCGCTAAAAACAAAGAATTAGTAATGGGATTTGGAGCAGATGAACATATAGATTATACCACACAAAAAATTGAAGAAGTTGTGTCAGATTTAGATTTTGTTTTTGATATGTTTAACGGAGATATTCTATTAAAATCTATAGGTTTAGTTAAATCAGGAGGTACCATCATGTCGTTACCAACACCAGATTTTTCAGATGAAATTACAACCTTAGCCAAAGAACGAAATGTTAATGTTACCAATCTATTGGTACAATCTAGTTCAGATGAAATTACAACCTTAGCCAAAGAACGAAATGTTAATGTTACCAATCTATTGGTACAATCTAGTGCTAAAGACATGCATACTTTAAGTAAAATGTTAGAAGATGGTACGCTTACATCTCATGTATCCGAAACTTTTTCTTTTGAAGATCTTAATAAAGCACATAAACACTTAGAAAGTGGAAGAACTGTAGGAAAAGTAATTGTTAAATTATAA
- a CDS encoding DsbA family protein, translating to MKYEITMFSDFQCPYCYIAKGTIDGLKKEYDIEINFRGYEIHSDIPENGIPSKDYFPNAKQKNVQLQEFGRQFGYEFADITAMPNSNKALQVAEYAKEVNKSDAFNTLMYEAFFFKDINISLVPEIKKMALSVGISEAEVDQVFANNKYKKILEANKIFCADNNISSVPTFIINNKIIVVGAQSAENFRKVFEELKI from the coding sequence ATGAAATACGAAATTACAATGTTTTCCGATTTTCAATGCCCATATTGCTACATTGCAAAAGGAACTATTGATGGCCTGAAAAAAGAATATGATATTGAAATTAACTTTAGAGGTTATGAAATTCATTCAGACATACCGGAAAACGGTATTCCTTCAAAAGATTATTTCCCAAATGCTAAACAGAAAAATGTTCAGCTACAAGAATTTGGACGTCAATTCGGCTATGAATTTGCAGATATAACGGCTATGCCTAATTCAAACAAAGCATTACAAGTTGCAGAGTATGCTAAAGAGGTTAACAAATCTGATGCCTTTAATACACTCATGTACGAAGCGTTCTTTTTTAAAGACATAAACATAAGTTTGGTTCCCGAAATAAAGAAAATGGCATTATCAGTAGGTATTTCAGAAGCAGAAGTCGATCAGGTTTTTGCTAATAATAAGTATAAAAAAATATTAGAAGCCAATAAAATATTCTGTGCCGATAATAATATCTCTAGTGTCCCAACTTTTATTATTAATAATAAAATTATAGTGGTTGGAGCTCAAAGTGCTGAAAATTTTAGAAAAGTCTTTGAAGAATTAAAAATATAA